One genomic segment of Photobacterium sp. DA100 includes these proteins:
- the prlC gene encoding oligopeptidase A produces MTNPLLSMTGLPPFSLIQPEHVKPAVEQAIADCRAAVEQVLAADTTPSWETICVPLAETDDRLSRIWSPVGHLNAVKNSSELREAYESCLPLLSDYGTWVGQHKGLYEAYKAIKADESFAELSQAQQKSITDALKEFELSGIGLPAKEQHRYGEISKRLSELSSSFSNNVLDATMGWSKLVSDEAELGGLPESALQAAKAAADAKEQEGYLFTLDIPSYLPVMTYCENRELRQEMYEAFVTRASDRGPNAGKWDNSEIIAEKLKLSHEIARLLGFNTYSEKSLATKMAEAPDQVLGFLNDLACRAKPQGEREVAELREYASAEFGAEQLEPWDFAFYAEKLKQHRYSISDEQLRPYFPEQKVVAGLFEVLKRVFGMDVKEREGVDTWHESVKFYDIFDGKGELRGSFYLDLYAREHKRGGAWMDECMVRRTRQDGTMQMPVAYLTCNFNKPVGDKPALFTHDEVVTLFHETGHGIHHMLTQIEVPAVSGINGVPWDAVELPSQFLENWCWEEEALAFISGHYETGEPLPKEMLDKMLAAKNFQSAMGILRQLEFGLFDFTLYTEYDPEAGAKVLETLADIKSRVSVVPSPEWGRFPHSFSHIFAGGYSAGYYSYLWAEVLSADAYSRFEEEGIFNTQTGADFLDCILERGGSEEPMDLFKRFRGREPQIDALLKHSGITG; encoded by the coding sequence ATGACTAACCCACTACTTTCGATGACGGGCCTGCCTCCGTTTTCGCTTATCCAACCCGAGCACGTCAAACCTGCCGTTGAGCAGGCGATTGCCGACTGCCGGGCTGCCGTGGAGCAAGTACTGGCCGCTGATACGACGCCGAGCTGGGAGACAATCTGCGTACCGCTGGCCGAGACGGATGATCGCCTGAGCCGGATCTGGTCGCCAGTCGGCCACCTCAATGCGGTGAAGAACAGCAGCGAGCTGCGTGAAGCGTACGAGAGCTGTCTGCCGCTGCTGTCGGATTACGGGACCTGGGTTGGTCAGCACAAGGGGCTGTACGAAGCCTACAAGGCGATCAAGGCCGACGAGAGTTTTGCCGAGCTGAGCCAGGCCCAGCAAAAATCTATCACCGATGCGCTGAAGGAGTTCGAGCTGTCAGGGATCGGCCTGCCAGCCAAAGAGCAGCACCGCTATGGCGAGATCAGCAAGCGCCTGTCCGAGCTGTCATCGTCTTTTAGCAATAACGTGCTCGATGCCACCATGGGCTGGAGCAAGCTGGTGAGCGATGAAGCCGAGCTGGGCGGGTTGCCGGAGTCGGCCCTGCAGGCGGCCAAGGCGGCAGCCGACGCCAAGGAGCAGGAAGGGTACCTGTTTACTTTGGATATTCCGTCTTACCTGCCGGTGATGACCTACTGCGAAAACCGTGAGTTGCGCCAGGAGATGTACGAAGCCTTTGTCACCCGTGCTTCAGACCGTGGCCCGAATGCCGGCAAGTGGGACAACAGCGAAATTATTGCCGAGAAGCTCAAGCTGAGTCATGAAATCGCCCGCCTGCTGGGCTTCAATACCTACAGCGAGAAGTCACTGGCGACCAAGATGGCGGAAGCGCCGGATCAGGTGCTGGGCTTCCTCAATGATCTGGCCTGCCGGGCCAAACCACAGGGCGAGCGTGAAGTGGCGGAGCTGCGCGAGTATGCCAGCGCCGAGTTTGGTGCCGAGCAGCTGGAGCCGTGGGACTTTGCCTTCTACGCCGAGAAGCTCAAGCAGCACCGTTACAGCATTTCCGACGAGCAGCTGCGTCCGTATTTCCCAGAGCAGAAAGTGGTTGCCGGCCTGTTCGAAGTACTCAAGCGTGTCTTCGGCATGGACGTTAAAGAGCGCGAGGGGGTTGATACCTGGCATGAGTCCGTGAAGTTCTACGATATTTTCGATGGAAAAGGGGAACTGCGTGGCAGCTTCTACCTGGACTTGTACGCCCGCGAGCACAAGCGTGGCGGGGCATGGATGGACGAATGTATGGTTCGCCGTACTCGTCAGGATGGCACTATGCAGATGCCAGTGGCTTACCTGACCTGCAACTTCAACAAGCCGGTGGGCGATAAACCAGCATTGTTTACCCATGACGAGGTGGTCACCCTGTTCCACGAAACCGGCCACGGTATCCACCACATGCTGACCCAGATCGAAGTGCCGGCGGTGTCGGGCATCAACGGTGTGCCTTGGGACGCGGTCGAGCTGCCGAGCCAGTTCCTGGAAAACTGGTGCTGGGAAGAAGAAGCATTGGCCTTTATCTCAGGCCATTACGAAACTGGCGAGCCATTGCCAAAAGAGATGCTGGACAAGATGCTGGCAGCGAAGAACTTCCAGTCGGCGATGGGGATCCTGCGCCAGCTTGAGTTTGGCCTGTTCGACTTTACCCTGTACACCGAGTACGACCCAGAAGCCGGCGCCAAGGTGCTGGAAACGCTGGCGGATATCAAGTCGCGCGTGTCAGTGGTACCAAGCCCGGAGTGGGGCCGCTTCCCGCATAGTTTCAGCCATATCTTTGCCGGCGGCTACAGTGCCGGTTACTACAGCTACCTGTGGGCCGAAGTGCTGTCGGCAGATGCGTATTCGCGTTTCGAGGAAGAGGGGATCTTCAACACCCAGACCGGGGCTGACTTCCTAGACTGTATTCTCGAGCGCGGCGGCAGCGAGGAGCCGATGGACTTGTTCAAGCGCTTCCGTGGCCGCGAACCGCAGATTGATGCGCTGCTAAAACATAGCGGCATCACTGGCTAA
- the rhlB gene encoding ATP-dependent RNA helicase RhlB: protein MKTTHITEQKFADLGLEPRVLQGLEAKGFHNCTPIQALALPVVLSGRDIAGQAQTGTGKTLAFLTATFNHLLLTPAKEERKQNHPRAIIMAPTRELAIQIYNDAKPLLESTGLTAGLAYGGEAYEKQQKTLEAGVDILIGTCGRIIDFYKQRVIDLRSIQAVVLDEADRMFDLGFIKDIRFLFRRMPVPQERLNMLFSATLSYRVKELAFEHMNSPESVIVEPEQKTGHRIQEELFYPSNQDKMRLLQSLLEEEWPDRAIVFANTKHRCEDIWAHLAADKHRVGLLTGDVPQKKRVRILEQFTQGEVDILVATDVAARGLHIPQVTHVFNYDLPDDAEDYVHRIGRTGRAGASGHSISFACEEYAINLPAIETYIEHAIPLSKYDPEALLDDLPPPISVPRSPRQGGNRRSGGSQRQGQSRQRSRRRPQQNKQQ, encoded by the coding sequence ATGAAGACGACTCACATCACAGAGCAAAAATTTGCCGACCTGGGTTTAGAACCTCGGGTTTTACAAGGATTGGAAGCCAAAGGTTTCCATAATTGTACGCCGATCCAGGCGCTGGCATTGCCGGTAGTGCTCTCCGGCCGTGACATTGCTGGTCAGGCTCAAACAGGCACAGGGAAAACCCTGGCTTTCCTGACCGCGACTTTCAACCACTTGCTGCTAACCCCGGCAAAAGAGGAGCGTAAGCAAAACCATCCTCGTGCCATTATTATGGCACCAACTCGTGAGCTGGCGATCCAAATTTACAACGATGCCAAACCACTGCTCGAAAGCACCGGCCTGACGGCAGGGCTTGCCTACGGCGGTGAAGCCTACGAGAAACAGCAGAAGACACTCGAAGCGGGTGTGGACATTCTGATCGGCACCTGCGGCCGTATCATCGATTTCTACAAGCAGCGCGTGATCGATCTGCGCTCTATCCAGGCTGTGGTTCTGGACGAAGCCGACCGCATGTTCGACCTTGGCTTTATCAAGGACATCCGTTTCTTGTTCCGTCGCATGCCGGTGCCGCAGGAGCGTTTGAACATGCTGTTCTCGGCAACGCTGTCTTACCGTGTGAAAGAGCTCGCGTTCGAGCACATGAACTCGCCTGAAAGCGTGATTGTCGAGCCAGAGCAGAAGACCGGCCACCGCATCCAGGAAGAACTGTTCTATCCGTCCAACCAGGACAAGATGCGCCTGCTGCAGAGCCTGCTGGAAGAAGAATGGCCGGACCGTGCCATCGTCTTTGCCAACACCAAGCACCGCTGTGAAGATATCTGGGCCCACCTGGCCGCTGATAAGCACCGCGTTGGCTTGCTGACCGGCGATGTCCCGCAGAAGAAGCGTGTTCGCATCCTGGAGCAGTTCACCCAAGGTGAAGTGGATATCCTGGTGGCTACCGATGTCGCGGCCCGCGGCCTGCACATCCCTCAGGTGACCCACGTATTCAACTATGATCTGCCTGACGATGCAGAGGATTACGTGCATCGAATCGGCCGTACCGGTCGTGCTGGCGCCAGCGGCCATTCGATCAGCTTTGCCTGTGAAGAATATGCCATCAACCTGCCGGCGATCGAAACGTACATCGAGCATGCCATTCCGCTATCGAAATACGACCCGGAAGCCCTGCTGGACGACCTTCCGCCGCCAATCAGCGTACCACGTTCACCGCGCCAAGGTGGCAACCGTCGTAGCGGTGGCTCACAGCGCCAGGGCCAGTCACGCCAGCGCAGCCGTCGCCGTCCGCAGCAAAACAAACAGCAGTAA
- the gppA gene encoding guanosine-5'-triphosphate,3'-diphosphate diphosphatase: MERTVSPLYAAIDLGSNSFHMWIVREVAGTVQTLAKIKRKVRLAAGLNSENALSIEAMQRGWDCLSLFAERLQDIPASNIRIVGTAALRTAVNAEDFLSKAETILGYPVDIIPGEEEARIIYQGVAHTSGGCGKRLVVDIGGASTEVIIGEGFDASALTSLKIGCVTWLERYFKDRYLTAANFDAAIAAAKAAIAPIVEQYQTLGWQTCVGASGTVQALQEIMLAQGMDEIITLQKLKRMQRQAMQYERLEDLDIEGLTLERALVFPSGLSILIAIFESLGIESMTLAGGALREGMVYEMMSQMRHHDVRERTLQSLQTRFQLDSIHAGNVSDTARALLGSCQSAWHLEPQAHYLLDASTALHEIGTMIEFKKSGEHAAYLIHHSDLPGFTRAQKHLIAELLRRYRENLTSLPEQHALSAQSATRLLRLLRLAVILCHRRDSSHQPPFALKADDNALSLTLPASWLAANPLTDAELQQEATRQSDMGWPLTIIASE; encoded by the coding sequence ATGGAAAGAACAGTATCACCCTTGTATGCCGCCATTGACCTTGGCTCCAACAGCTTCCACATGTGGATCGTCCGGGAGGTGGCTGGCACCGTCCAGACACTGGCCAAGATCAAGCGCAAAGTCCGCCTGGCAGCTGGCCTCAACAGCGAAAACGCGCTGAGTATTGAGGCGATGCAACGGGGGTGGGACTGCCTCAGCCTGTTTGCCGAGCGCCTGCAGGATATTCCGGCAAGTAACATCCGTATTGTCGGGACGGCCGCACTGCGTACCGCCGTCAATGCCGAGGACTTTCTTTCCAAGGCCGAGACCATTCTCGGCTACCCGGTCGATATCATTCCAGGCGAGGAAGAAGCCCGGATCATCTACCAGGGGGTTGCCCATACCTCAGGCGGTTGTGGCAAACGCCTGGTAGTCGATATTGGCGGTGCCAGTACCGAAGTGATCATTGGCGAGGGGTTTGATGCCAGTGCCCTGACCAGCCTGAAAATAGGCTGTGTGACCTGGCTTGAGCGTTACTTCAAAGACCGCTACCTCACCGCAGCCAACTTCGATGCCGCGATCGCAGCCGCCAAGGCCGCCATCGCCCCGATTGTCGAGCAATACCAGACGCTGGGTTGGCAAACCTGTGTCGGGGCCAGCGGCACCGTCCAGGCCCTGCAGGAAATCATGCTGGCGCAGGGAATGGATGAGATCATCACCCTGCAGAAACTCAAGCGGATGCAGCGCCAGGCCATGCAGTATGAACGGCTGGAAGATCTTGATATCGAAGGCCTGACTCTGGAGCGCGCCCTGGTCTTCCCGAGCGGGTTGTCGATCCTGATTGCGATTTTCGAGTCTCTGGGTATCGAATCGATGACCCTGGCCGGCGGTGCACTGCGCGAAGGCATGGTGTACGAGATGATGAGCCAGATGCGCCACCACGATGTCCGTGAGCGTACCCTGCAAAGCCTGCAGACCCGCTTCCAACTCGACAGCATTCACGCCGGCAATGTCAGCGACACGGCCCGTGCCCTGCTTGGCAGCTGCCAATCTGCGTGGCACCTGGAGCCGCAGGCGCACTACCTGCTTGATGCCAGTACGGCCCTGCATGAAATCGGCACCATGATTGAGTTCAAGAAAAGTGGCGAGCATGCCGCTTACCTGATCCACCATAGTGATCTGCCTGGTTTCACCCGTGCCCAGAAGCACCTGATTGCGGAGCTGCTGCGCCGTTACCGCGAGAATCTGACCAGCCTGCCGGAGCAACACGCTCTGTCAGCGCAAAGTGCCACGCGTCTGCTGCGTCTGCTGCGCCTGGCGGTGATTTTGTGCCACCGCCGCGACAGCAGCCACCAGCCGCCGTTCGCGCTCAAGGCCGATGACAACGCCCTGAGCCTGACTCTGCCGGCCAGCTGGCTGGCCGCCAACCCGCTGACCGATGCCGAGCTGCAGCAAGAAGCTACCCGCCAGAGCGACATGGGCTGGCCGCTGACCATCATCGCCAGCGAGTAA
- a CDS encoding chromosome partitioning protein ParA: protein MHFKYSAIAASMIAALSLTGCGSDSSSSTGGNTGGGNGTELAQKPTIAVPATGQFIDAKVEGLHFVSGEKAGITDADGNYDVDSSAPGVNFYLGGEDGMLIGSVSSRHVTTPFEAVGTHQRAVNLARLLLTLDTTAENSTIVLPEAITSPSYVVKSALKTIQLDDVASFTPLLEELGKTEADLVTEENAINHMNASLKDIARGSDVVLTHWAKGSNWTFISRRANQRIRRSASDSFQNVIHADRSLGDELFEQTGGLTASIYTLAKDNFVMRKGSNDGSISDYFALQYLSCVDEGGKFDWDDNTDQPTCNGDSNISIAPALSGMAGNSHYQYVLADPTATSTADEHYDWAELTEMGGAYACMASGNCSEQSLTKFEIIERDDADEGEAAMMLREVISGSYDPITDVYVQTRSKEYLDGNHAGRISESINFLYPVEAVGQDRYVDFKGTWLATESRENCDLVAESTLVFDETGVTLTGQEFNGNCSLSAELNETASYAELATMDFWWFGTNQAGVSKATLDQLNTTIRWNDVDEDEVGPNYKINRFSYIPAGKNWDRGTLVRDTLSDNGVKSSTITMRKQ from the coding sequence ATGCATTTCAAATACTCAGCTATTGCAGCTTCGATGATTGCCGCCCTATCGCTAACGGGCTGTGGCAGTGATTCATCCTCTTCAACAGGCGGCAACACCGGCGGTGGCAACGGTACCGAGCTTGCCCAGAAGCCGACTATCGCTGTACCAGCAACAGGCCAGTTTATCGATGCAAAAGTAGAAGGCCTGCACTTTGTCTCCGGTGAGAAAGCAGGCATAACCGACGCGGATGGCAACTATGACGTCGACAGCAGCGCCCCAGGAGTCAACTTCTACCTGGGTGGCGAAGACGGCATGCTGATCGGCTCAGTTTCCAGCCGCCACGTCACCACGCCTTTCGAGGCTGTCGGTACCCACCAGCGTGCGGTTAACCTGGCACGTCTGCTGCTAACCCTCGACACTACAGCAGAAAACAGCACGATTGTACTGCCCGAGGCGATCACCTCCCCGAGTTACGTTGTGAAGTCAGCCCTGAAAACCATCCAGCTTGATGACGTTGCCTCTTTCACTCCGCTGCTTGAAGAACTAGGTAAAACAGAAGCCGATCTGGTTACCGAAGAAAACGCAATCAACCACATGAACGCGTCGCTAAAAGATATTGCACGCGGCTCTGACGTGGTACTCACCCACTGGGCAAAAGGATCTAACTGGACCTTCATATCGCGCAGAGCCAATCAGCGCATCCGCCGCTCAGCCAGTGACAGTTTCCAAAACGTGATCCATGCCGACCGCAGCCTGGGTGATGAGCTATTCGAACAAACAGGCGGCCTGACTGCCTCGATCTACACCTTGGCCAAAGACAACTTCGTGATGCGCAAGGGCTCGAACGACGGCAGCATCAGCGATTACTTCGCCCTGCAGTACCTGAGCTGTGTCGATGAAGGCGGCAAGTTCGACTGGGATGACAATACTGATCAGCCAACATGCAACGGCGACAGCAACATCAGCATCGCCCCTGCGCTAAGCGGCATGGCAGGCAATAGCCACTATCAGTACGTGCTGGCCGATCCTACCGCCACCAGCACCGCAGATGAACATTACGACTGGGCTGAGCTGACGGAAATGGGTGGCGCGTATGCCTGTATGGCCAGCGGCAACTGTAGCGAGCAGAGCCTGACCAAATTCGAAATTATCGAGCGCGATGATGCCGACGAAGGCGAGGCGGCTATGATGCTGCGCGAAGTGATCTCGGGCTCTTACGACCCAATCACTGATGTCTATGTTCAGACCCGCAGCAAGGAATATCTGGACGGTAACCACGCAGGTCGCATCAGCGAAAGTATCAACTTCCTCTACCCGGTTGAAGCCGTCGGCCAAGACCGCTACGTTGACTTCAAGGGCACCTGGCTGGCAACAGAAAGCCGCGAAAACTGTGACTTGGTAGCCGAGTCCACTCTGGTCTTCGACGAAACAGGTGTGACGCTGACCGGCCAAGAGTTCAACGGCAACTGCAGTCTGAGCGCCGAGCTGAATGAAACCGCAAGCTATGCCGAGCTGGCGACCATGGACTTCTGGTGGTTCGGCACCAACCAGGCAGGCGTTTCCAAAGCGACCCTTGATCAGCTAAACACGACAATCCGCTGGAATGATGTCGACGAAGACGAAGTGGGCCCTAACTACAAGATCAACCGCTTCAGCTACATCCCGGCCGGTAAGAACTGGGACCGTGGCACCTTGGTTCGCGATACGCTATCAGACAACGGTGTGAAAAGCTCTACCATCACCATGCGCAAGCAGTGA
- a CDS encoding 23S rRNA (adenine(2030)-N(6))-methyltransferase RlmJ: MLSYRHSFHAGNHADVVKHIVQSLILDALKQKDKPFVYHDTHSGVGRYDLQDERSEKTGEFKQGIARIWQRDDIPADIASYIDAIKVLNDGDKLRYYPGSPKVARAQIREQDRMVLTELHPSDFPLLLQEFRGDRQVRIYKEDAFARLKGSLPPKERRGVVLIDPPYELKHEYMDVVKAIKESYKRWATGTYAIWYPVVYRENIDKMLKGLEGLGIRKILQIELGVEPDTEERGMTASGMIVINPPWKLESQMQAILPWLKDAIAPNHGHYKVEWIVPE; encoded by the coding sequence ATGCTGAGCTACCGCCATAGTTTCCATGCCGGCAACCATGCCGATGTGGTCAAGCACATTGTCCAGAGCCTGATCCTGGATGCCCTGAAACAAAAGGACAAACCGTTCGTCTACCATGATACCCACTCGGGTGTCGGCCGTTACGACCTTCAGGATGAGCGCAGCGAAAAAACCGGCGAGTTCAAACAAGGCATTGCCCGGATCTGGCAGCGTGACGATATCCCGGCAGACATCGCCAGCTATATCGACGCCATCAAGGTACTCAATGACGGTGACAAGCTGCGCTACTACCCGGGCTCGCCGAAAGTCGCCCGCGCCCAAATCCGCGAGCAGGACCGCATGGTATTGACCGAGCTGCATCCGAGCGACTTCCCGCTGCTGCTGCAGGAATTCCGCGGCGACCGCCAGGTCCGCATCTACAAAGAAGATGCCTTTGCCCGCCTCAAGGGCAGCCTGCCGCCAAAAGAGCGCCGCGGCGTGGTGCTGATCGACCCGCCGTACGAGCTCAAGCACGAGTACATGGATGTGGTCAAGGCCATCAAAGAGAGCTATAAGCGCTGGGCAACAGGCACCTACGCCATCTGGTACCCGGTGGTTTACCGCGAGAATATCGACAAGATGCTCAAGGGGCTAGAGGGGTTGGGGATCCGCAAGATTCTGCAAATTGAGCTGGGCGTCGAGCCGGATACCGAGGAGCGCGGCATGACCGCATCGGGCATGATTGTGATCAACCCGCCGTGGAAATTGGAGAGCCAAATGCAGGCAATTTTGCCTTGGCTAAAAGACGCAATCGCGCCGAACCACGGCCACTACAAGGTGGAGTGGATCGTCCCGGAATAA
- the trxA gene encoding thioredoxin TrxA codes for MSDKIVQLTDASFESDVITAAGPVLVDFWAEWCGPCKMIAPILDEIADEYEGKLTIGKLNIDQNAATPPKFGIRGIPTLLLFKDGGVAATKVGALSKSQLKEFLDANL; via the coding sequence ATGAGCGACAAGATTGTGCAGCTAACAGACGCAAGTTTCGAAAGCGATGTTATTACTGCTGCAGGCCCGGTACTAGTCGATTTTTGGGCTGAATGGTGTGGTCCTTGCAAAATGATTGCCCCAATTCTTGATGAGATCGCGGACGAGTATGAAGGTAAGCTGACCATCGGTAAATTAAATATCGACCAAAATGCAGCAACGCCACCAAAATTCGGCATCCGTGGTATCCCAACGCTACTGCTGTTCAAGGACGGCGGTGTGGCGGCAACCAAAGTGGGTGCCCTGTCAAAGAGCCAGCTGAAAGAGTTCCTCGACGCGAACCTGTAA
- the gorA gene encoding glutathione-disulfide reductase, with the protein MAKHFDYICIGGGSGGIASANRAAMYGAKVALVEAKALGGTCVNVGCVPKKVMWHGAQIAEAMHLYAKDYGFDVDVKGFDWGKLVESREAYISRIHTAYDNVLGNNKIEVINGFAKFVDQKTIEVNGEHYTADHILIAVGGEPTIPNVPGAEHGIDSNGFFELSEQPKRTAVVGAGYIAVEIAGVLSALGTDTHLFVRKESPLRSFDPMIIETLVEVMDNEGPTLHTHSVPKEVVKEADGSVTLHFENGESHNTDVLIWAIGRNPTTDKINLAVTGVATNDRGYIKVDEYQRTNVEGIYCVGDIMEGGIELTPVAVKAGRQLSERLFNNKPDAKMDYKLVPTVVFSHPPIGTIGLTEPEAVAQYGAENVKVYKSGFTAMYTAVTSNRQPCKMKLVCAGPDEKVVGLHGIGYTVDEMIQGFGVAMKMGATKADFDAVVAIHPTGSEEFVTMR; encoded by the coding sequence ATGGCAAAGCATTTTGATTACATCTGTATCGGCGGCGGCAGTGGCGGTATTGCTTCGGCAAACCGTGCAGCTATGTACGGTGCCAAGGTGGCACTGGTCGAAGCCAAGGCACTGGGTGGTACCTGTGTCAATGTCGGCTGCGTGCCGAAGAAAGTGATGTGGCACGGCGCCCAAATTGCTGAAGCGATGCACCTTTACGCCAAAGACTACGGTTTTGACGTTGACGTCAAAGGTTTTGACTGGGGCAAACTGGTCGAGAGCCGTGAAGCCTATATCAGCCGTATCCACACCGCCTACGACAACGTGCTGGGCAACAACAAGATTGAAGTGATCAACGGCTTTGCCAAGTTTGTCGATCAAAAGACCATCGAAGTGAACGGCGAGCACTACACCGCCGACCACATCCTGATCGCCGTCGGCGGCGAGCCGACTATCCCGAACGTCCCGGGTGCCGAGCACGGCATCGATTCAAACGGCTTCTTCGAGCTAAGCGAGCAACCTAAGCGCACTGCGGTTGTCGGTGCAGGCTACATCGCGGTTGAAATCGCCGGCGTTCTGAGCGCACTGGGTACCGATACCCACCTGTTCGTCCGCAAGGAATCGCCACTGCGCAGCTTCGACCCGATGATCATCGAAACTCTGGTTGAAGTGATGGACAATGAAGGCCCGACACTGCACACCCACAGCGTACCGAAAGAAGTGGTCAAGGAAGCCGATGGTTCGGTGACCCTGCATTTCGAAAACGGTGAGTCACACAACACTGACGTGCTGATCTGGGCGATTGGCCGTAACCCGACCACCGACAAAATCAACCTGGCCGTAACAGGCGTTGCAACCAACGACCGTGGCTACATCAAGGTTGACGAATACCAGCGCACCAATGTCGAAGGCATCTACTGTGTCGGCGACATTATGGAAGGCGGTATCGAGCTAACGCCTGTGGCGGTTAAGGCCGGTCGCCAGCTGTCAGAGCGTCTGTTCAACAACAAGCCTGATGCCAAGATGGACTACAAGCTGGTGCCAACCGTGGTATTCAGCCACCCACCAATCGGCACGATCGGCCTGACCGAGCCTGAAGCGGTTGCCCAGTACGGCGCAGAAAACGTGAAAGTCTACAAATCTGGCTTTACTGCCATGTACACCGCAGTGACCTCAAACCGCCAACCTTGCAAGATGAAACTGGTCTGTGCCGGCCCTGACGAGAAGGTGGTTGGCCTGCACGGCATTGGCTACACCGTCGACGAAATGATCCAGGGCTTCGGTGTCGCGATGAAGATGGGTGCAACCAAGGCCGATTTCGATGCCGTGGTCGCTATTCACCCAACCGGCAGCGAAGAGTTCGTTACCATGAGATAA
- a CDS encoding YjiH family protein — MQDQVISQNGKKSPWLMFLLPSLLGVFLFMAPISYQDSLTIPIAILAKSVQAIFDGMLPAMVTFVIAITGIASIATKLLKPKAIIDNSFLSGLLNPSLPWFVVQQLGAIFVVMTYFGIGPEMIHHGDTGGLVLNDLLPVLFSVFLFAGLLLPLLLNFGLLEFVGALFTRVMRPLFNLPGRSAVNCIASWLGDGSVGVLMTSKQYESKIYTEREAAVIGTTFTAVSITFSLVVIAQVNLEHMFAPFYLTVCLAGLAAAVIVPRLPPLSWKKDRYIDGQPLEGDIEALPEGKTVVGFGLEQALEKASQVKSLRGMVVEGVKNAIDMIFGVLPVVMAIGTIALVIAENTPVFSLLGQPFIPFLELLRIPEAAAASETIVVGFADMFLPSILASGIESDLTRFVIAAMSVTQLIYMSEIGALLIGSKIPVKPWELFMIFILRTLVTLPVIAMMAHIFF, encoded by the coding sequence ATGCAGGATCAGGTTATTTCCCAAAACGGTAAAAAGAGCCCATGGCTCATGTTCCTCCTACCGTCGCTCCTCGGTGTCTTCCTTTTCATGGCACCTATCAGTTATCAGGATTCGCTGACAATTCCTATCGCCATTTTGGCCAAATCTGTCCAAGCCATCTTCGATGGCATGCTGCCGGCAATGGTGACCTTTGTTATCGCCATTACGGGAATCGCATCAATCGCGACTAAGCTGCTTAAGCCAAAAGCAATTATCGACAACAGTTTCCTCAGCGGATTGCTCAACCCGTCCCTGCCTTGGTTCGTGGTCCAGCAACTCGGCGCTATCTTTGTGGTAATGACCTATTTCGGTATCGGTCCTGAAATGATCCACCACGGTGACACCGGCGGCCTGGTGCTCAATGATCTGCTACCGGTCCTCTTTTCTGTTTTCCTGTTTGCCGGTTTATTGTTGCCCCTGCTGCTTAACTTCGGCCTGCTGGAGTTCGTCGGTGCCCTGTTCACCCGGGTGATGCGTCCGCTGTTCAACCTACCGGGCCGCTCGGCGGTAAACTGTATTGCGTCCTGGCTGGGCGACGGCAGTGTCGGCGTGCTGATGACCAGCAAGCAGTACGAGAGCAAAATCTACACCGAGCGTGAAGCGGCCGTTATCGGTACCACGTTCACTGCAGTATCGATCACGTTCAGCCTGGTGGTGATTGCCCAGGTGAACCTGGAGCATATGTTTGCCCCGTTCTACCTGACAGTGTGCCTTGCTGGCTTGGCGGCCGCTGTGATTGTTCCTCGCCTGCCACCACTATCGTGGAAAAAAGACCGCTACATCGACGGCCAGCCGCTGGAAGGCGATATCGAAGCCCTACCAGAAGGCAAGACGGTGGTTGGTTTTGGCCTTGAGCAAGCGCTGGAGAAAGCCTCTCAGGTGAAGAGCCTGCGTGGCATGGTGGTTGAAGGGGTGAAGAACGCGATTGATATGATCTTTGGCGTGCTGCCTGTGGTGATGGCGATCGGCACCATTGCTTTGGTGATTGCCGAGAACACCCCGGTATTTAGCCTGCTCGGCCAGCCGTTCATTCCGTTCCTGGAGCTACTGCGTATTCCTGAAGCAGCTGCGGCATCGGAGACTATCGTTGTTGGCTTTGCCGATATGTTCCTGCCATCTATCCTGGCCTCGGGTATCGAGAGCGATCTGACCCGCTTTGTGATTGCGGCGATGTCGGTGACCCAGCTGATCTACATGTCGGAAATCGGCGCCCTGCTGATCGGCAGTAAAATCCCGGTCAAGCCGTGGGAGCTGTTCATGATCTTCATCCTTCGTACCCTGGTCACCCTGCCGGTTATCGCGATGATGGCGCATATTTTCTTCTAA